The Bartonella sp. HY328 genome contains the following window.
AAAAAAATGACCGTAAATTATTTCTTGCACTTGCTGGTGTCCCCAAAGAAAAAGAGCGCAATGAAGAGGCAATCCGTATTATCACTTGGGCAATGAATGAATTTGTAACCCGCCTTGTTTTCGATAAGGGTGAAAACATTGGGCAAGCCAAACTATTTGGCGGCGATAATACCACGATTGGCCTAAAGGTTAATGAAGTCGTTGCTGTCTTAATACCAAAAACCAAGATAAAACAAGTAGAGGCTAAAATTACCTATGAAGGGCCAATTACAGCGCCGGTGGAAGCCAATAAACAAGTTGGTTTGGTTAAAATTTTGCTTAATGGCGATAGTATTCTTCAACGGCCAGTATTTACGGGCGAAACGGCGACAGAGGCAAGCATAACCCAAAAGGCAAAAAATTCCCTTTATGAGCTTTCCATCGGTTGGATTAGGGCTTATTGGAATTAATTGGTTCTTACGCTTTTATATTTTAAGTTTAATCCATCATAAGTCTTTAAGGAAATGAAGGAATAGTATTTTGCAGCAGGGTTTTTTTATTTCTTTTGAAGGTGGCGAAGGTGCAGGTAAATCAACGCAAATAAAACGCCTTGCAAAAGCACTTGAACAAAAGGGCTATGATTTGGTCATTACCCGTGAGCCGGGTGGCACAGCAGGGGCAGAGGCGGTGCGCTATGTATTGCTAAGCGGTTATGGCGAAAAATATGGTGCTTCGCTTGAAGCAGCCTTGTTTGCCGCTGCAAGAGCTGACCATATTGATGTTTTGATCGAGCCGGCATTAAAATCTGGTAAAATTGTGCTATGTGACCGCTTTATTGATTCAACCCGTGTTTATCAGGGCACAGCTTCACCGCAACTTGCCACAACGGTTGATGCACTTGAACAGGCCGCAATAAAAAATATACGGCCAAATATTACTTTTATTCTTGATTTGCCGGCAGAAGTGGGCTTAGCACGGGCAAATTCGCGCCGAAGTGCTGATAGTGCGGTTGATCGGTTTGAAAAAGATGATGTCGCAATTCATGAAAATCGCCGGCAGGCATTTCTTGATATTGCACAAAAAGAGCCAGATCGCTGCGTGATTATTGATGCAGAGGGCGATATAGACCAAATTGCCAATGAAATTTTGTCTTGTGTAGAACAAAAATTACATCAAACACAATGATTAAAATAGGCTTTTTGCTTCATAAAAGTATAAAGCTATTATAGTAAGCGTTGAAGGCATTTTCGCCGCGTGACATTTGAGGTTAAGATGAACGACATTGTTAGTATTCCACAATATGATGATATTGATGGAATCATCAGTCCTGCACAAAATACTTTCTTTGTCGGTCATGAGGCGCAACGTGCGTTTCTTGCGCAAATGCTGGACGAAAACCGCTTGCATCACGCGCTATTAATGGAAGGCGCAAGGGGCATTGGTAAGGCAAGTCTTGCCTATCGCCTTGGTTATATTTTATTGGCAAAAAACATTGCTGCCAATAGTATAATGGCGCAAGACCTTCGTGATATTATTAATGATGACGCTGCAATAAATTTTGAAAATGAAAATATTTGGCGCAAAATTGCCCAAGGTGCTCATCCTAATCTTTTGCATATATCACGGGCGTTTGACCCTAAAACACAAAAGTTTCGTGGGGCAATTACTATTGATGATATTCGTAAGATTACCCATTTTTTACAGCAAACCTCATCTAATAATGATTGGCGCATCGTCATTATCGACTCTGCGGATGATATGAATAGAAATGGCGCTAATGCGCTGTTAAAAACCTTGGAAGAACCACCAAAGCGCACTATTTTTATGCTTATTTCCCATAATGCTGGGCGACTTTTGCCCACCATTCGTTCGCGTTGTCAGGCAATAATGTTTAAGCCATTGGATCATAATGATTTACAAATGGCATTAGCCCATGCGGCAGGTTTTGATAATGGATCTGCACAAATGCAAGATAATGACGAGTTAATTGCCAATTCTGAAGGAAGCGTTCGTAAGGCGGCTTTAATGCTAGCTTATGGCGGGCTCGATATTATCCATGCGGTTGAAGATATTTTAAACAATAAGGCATTTTCAGTTGATGGTGCTTTTAAGCTTGCCAGCGTGTTATCTGCCAAAGATGCCGAAGTGCAATTTTCGTTTTTTATTGATTATGTGCTTGATCGTGTGGCGCAGGTGTCGCGTGATAAAGCCATTGGTGGCGATCTAGCAACGGGTGAAAAGCTATCACAATTCTGGATTGAGATTGAGCAGCAAATACGTGATGCCACCGCCTATAATCTCGATAAAAGGCAATCTATCCTTGTTCTATTGCAAAAACTACATCAAAATTTGAACGACTGTTTGGGTTAATCATGGAATTATATTATCTTTTTAGGTGACAAAGGCAAAATCTAGCATTATGTCTTTAAAGAAAAGGCGATAATGTTTCTAATCTTATTCCGTCAGATAATCATGATAAAAATCATCGCTGACATTAGTTGAAAAACTATTCAATATTGATTGAAAAGATTATGCCAAGGGTTACAAAAACAATAGGAAGATAACAGCAATAAGGCTTGTTCACCCAATTTTTGTAGCCATTTTTAAAATATTGCAACCATTCGGGCCGCTATTTGAGCGTGCGCCGTAAGAGATAATGAAGACTGAAGTTAAATGCGTGAAAAATATTATATAACGACACCAATCTATTATCCTAATGGCGAACCACATATCGGCCATGCATATAATGCGATTGCCACCGATAGTATGGCGCGGTTTCAGCGCCTTGACGGCAAGGATGTTTTTTTTCTGTCAGGTACGGATGAGCATGGTTTGAAAATGCAGCAGACAGCGGAAAAGTTGGGCATTACTCCGCAAGAATTGGCCGATAAAAACTCAGCCGTTTTCCAAGAAATGCTAGCATCATTGAATATTTCTAATGATGATTTTATCCGCACCACCCAAAAACGCCATTATGATGCTTGTCAGACCTTGTGGAAAATTTTGGAAGATAATGGTGATATTTATCTTGATACCTATGCTGGCTGGTACTCGGTTCGTCAAGAAGCCTATTATGATGAAAAAGATACGATCGTTGGTGAAGATGGTATTCGCCGCGAAACTGAAGTTGGTTCACCAGTTGAATGGAACGAGGAAGAAAGCTATTTCTTCCGCCTGTCAAAATATCAAGATAAATTGCTAGATTATTATGAAAAGCACCCTGAATTTGTTGGGCCAAATGAGCGGCGCAATGAAATTATGAGTTTTGTGCGCTCTGGTTTGCGTGATTTATCAGTTTCGAGGACCAATTTTTCTTGGGGTGTTCCCGTACCGGGTAATTCTAAACATATCATGTATGTTTGGCTTGACGCGCTTACCAATTATTTAACCGCAACCGGCTATCCAGATCCAAATGCGCCGCGTGCTGGGTTTTGGCCAGCCAATGCACATATTATCGGTAAGGATATTGTTCGCTTCCATGCTATTTATTGGCCAGCTTTTTTAATGTCTGCAGGTATTGAATTGCCGAAGCGGGTTTTTGCCCATGGCTTTTTGCTCATGCGCGGTGAAAAAATTTCAAAATCGGTTGGTAATGTCATTGATCCTTTTGCAATTACCGCGCAATATGGCGTTGATTCCATTCGCTATTTCCTCTTGCGTGAAGTATCCTTTGGCCAAGATGGCGTTATTAACAATACCGCGATTATAAACCGCATTAATGCCGATCTTGCCAATGACCTTGGCAATCTTGCCCAGCGCTCTTTATCAATGATTGCTAAAAATTGCGATGGAAAAGTGCCAAATAAGGGTGAGTTATTGGCGCAAGATAGTGAGATTTTAGATAAGGCTATTGACGTGGTTAACACTGCACGTGACGCAATGGCAAGGCAGGCACCGCATTTAGCGTTAACGGCGATTTTTGCGGTCATTTCTGATGCTAATCGCTATTTTGCAGGTGAAGAGCCCTGGGCTTTGCGCAAAACGGATCCAGCACGCGCTGATACCGTTCTTTATGTAACCGCTGAAATATTGCGCCGTGTAGCAATTCCTTTGCAGGCCTTTATGCCCGCATCAATCGACAAATTGCTTGAACTTTTAAATATTGGCGAAGATCAGCGCATGTTAAACGATGTTGCAAGCCAGTGGATTGCGCCAGGAACTGCATTGCCAAGTCCAAGCGGTATTTTCCCACGTTATAAGCTTGAAGAGCTTGAGGGTTAAATTATGTTGATTGATAGCCATTGTCATCTCGATTTTGATGATTTTGCTCCCGAGCTTGATGAGGTAGTAGAACGCGCTCATCAAGCTGGTGTTAAGCGCATGGTGACAATTTCCACCCATGTGCGCCAGTTTGATCGGATCATTCGCATTGCCGAAAAATATGAGCATGTTTTTTGCTCAGTAGGGACGCATCCCAATAGCGCCCATGAAGAACCCGATATTACCGCAGAAGACCTATTGGCATTAACCAGCCATAAAAAGGTGGTGGCGATTGGTGAAGCTGGTCTTGATTATCATTATGACTATGCAACACCGCAGCAACAAAGAGCGAGTTTTCTTCATCATATTGATGCAGCGCGACGCAGTGAATTACCATTGGTCATTCATTCCCGTAATGCCGATGAAGATATGGAAGCGATTTTGCGTGAAGAAATGGCAAAGGGAAAATTCAAATTTATTTTGCATTGCTATTCTTCTGGTATGCAATTGGCAAAGGCAGGCATTGAGCTTGGCGGCTATTTATCTTTTTCAGGAATATTGACCTTTAAGGGCGCACCAGAAATTCGTGAGGTTGCAAAAATCGTGCCTTTGCAGCAATTATTGGTAGAGACCGATGCGCCTTACCTTGCGCCAGTTCCTTATCGTGGCAAGCGCAATGAGCCTTCTTATGTGGTGAAAACTGCGGAAGTTTTGGCCGAGCTGCGCTCTCTTAGCTATGAAGATTTGGCTAAAATTACAACTGATAATGCATTTCGGCTTTTTTCAAAAATGCAGTGATTGGTTAAACAAAATAGGATGGCTGAAATATCTGTAAAAGATAAATTGCGATTTACCATTTTAGGCTGCGGTTCCTCGCCAGGGGTGCCGCGACCAAATGGTGATTGGGGTTCTTGCGATCCCTTAGAGCCTAAAAACCTTCGCTATCGCACCTCGCTATTGGTTGAGCGTGTTAGCGCAAATGGAAAAACCAGCGTTGTCATTGATACAGGGGCTGATTTTCGCTCCCAAGCCATTGATGCTGGCATCACCAAAATTGATGGGGTGGTTTATACTCATCCCCATGCAGATCATATTCATGGCATTGATGATTTGCGCACTTTTGGCATTGGACAAAATAAGCTAATTGACATTTATAGCGATGCAGCCACGTTAAATCGCTTGCATGAAGCCTTTGGCTATTGTTTTAAAACACCCAAGGGGTCAAACTATCCACCCATATTACGCGCCCATCAAATTGGCCCCTATGACCATTTTAAAATTAATGGGGCAGGGGGTGAATTAGAGTTTCAAAGCCATTTGCAAACCCATGGCGATATTCACTCGCTTGGCTTTCGTATGGGGAGTGTGGCTTATTGCACCGATGTGAGTGCCTTTCCAGAAGAAAGTTTAACTAAGCTATTTGATCTTGATGTGCTTATTATTGGTGCTTTGCAATATCAACCACATCCAAGTCATTTTTCACTTTCGCAGGCTTTGGATTGGATTGATTATTTGCGGCCAAAACGTGCCATATTAACCCACATGCATATTTATCTTGATTATCGCACTGTTTTGCGCGAAACGCCAGATTATGTCGAGCCAGCTTATAATGGCTTGCAATTTGAGGTTGATTGCTAAGTCCAACCTCTTAGCTTTGGCAAAAGCTGTATCATGTTGGCTTTATGCGCTTTGTAGCTTTAGAGCGCATTTCGATCTGATTGGATCAGATCGTGCTAATGCATTGTTTACCTTCGTTTTTGTCCGAAAACCGCTTCACACTTTTCAAAAAAACGTTCTAATAAAGACAGTTTGATTGTTTCACAACTGTAATGGTCAGCATTTAATAGAATTAAAGATTTATTTTAGACATAAAAAAACACGGCTAAAAGCCGTGTTTTTAAACATAATTTATAAAAAATTACTTGATCTTTGTTTCGCGAAACTCAACGTGTTTTCTTACGATTGGATCATATTTGCGCTTTGTCATCTTATCGGTCATTGTACGGCTGTTCTTTGTTGTTACATAGAAGAAGCCGGTTTCTGCCGTCGACAAAAGCTTGATTTTGATTGTATTAGCTTTAGCCATAATAGAGAATCCTGTCTATTTGAATCACCACACCGCCTGAATGACCCGTGGCCTAAGACGATTTTGTCGCGACAATAAGCATTCAGGATAAAAAGTCAAGAGCGTGTTAACCTTACAACCAATCTTATTACAACTAAAGCGACATAAAGACCGAAAAAAAGTGCCATTGCCATGGAAAAACCGGTTACGGGAAAGATTTCCATAGCTTGTCCAATGATCGATGGGCCAATTAACATGCCAATACCATAGCAAAAAATGAAAGCGGCATTGGCGGCAGCAAGATCGCTGCCTTTGAGTCTTGCCCCCAATTGGGCAAGGCCAATAGTATAAAGACCAGCTGATACACCACCTAAAACAAATAAAACCGCGCCAAGTAAATAATAATGCTGCGTGATAAATGGCACGAGTAAAGTGCCAATAAGGCCAATGGTTGCGCAACCAGCCAAAGCATAGCGGCGGTCGGGCAACCGATCGCTAATCATGCCAATTGGTACCAAAAGCAGCACATTGCCCAAAGCAAGCAGGGTTAAAAAATGTCCAGCCTGCGCTTCGCTATAGCCCAAATTTAATGAAAATGGCGCGATTAGGGTAACTGCACCTAGCTGAACCGCACCATAAACCAGCACAGCCATGGTTGATGTTGGCACTTTGAAAATAAATGGCAAAAATGGCACATGTTCGCTGTCTTTGAAATTAGGGCTTAATTTCCATGCTGACATAATGGGAATGCTGGCAAGGGCAATAAGCAAGCACCCTATACCAAACGGTAAAAAGCCTTTGCTGCCAACATAGGAAAACAAAATTGGCCCTAGCGAAAAACCAAAACCAAAAGTCGCCGCATAAATGGCAAGAATCGCTCCACGCCTTGCTGGTGGGGCTGAGCTATTGACCCAAAATTCTGATAGGATGAACATAATCGTCATAGCAAAATGCAAGGTAAAACGTAAGATAAACCAAACCCATAGGCCTTGAAAGCAATAAAACCCTAAAAAGCTTAACGCGCCAACAATAAGCATGGTTAAAATCGGTTTGATAACGCCAAATTTTAGCGCGATTCTTGACGTACATGCCGCAGCAATGATGGTGGCAAGACCGCCAATCGTGCCGCTATAACCAATAATACTTTCAGAAATACCATGATCCAACATCATTGCTGAAATAAGGGGCGTTCCAAGGCCAATTGCTATACCTACCGCAGCAATTGTCGCTATCGCCGCAATGATCGCCCGCATGGCATGGTTTTCGCTTTGGCTATCCGTTTCACAAGTCATCAGCTAAATCGAACCTTTCTATAATGTCTTCCCCTCACGCTATAATATAGCGTAACTGGATGACATTGCTTTAACGCCATGTTAGGCGTTATGCAATCTTTTGTATCTTCCATGATTTGTTTTGTAATGTCATGAATTTTGATGTTTGGCGGTGAAAACAAATCAACCCATTGTAAATTAGATAATTCACTTGATGGCTGCATTTTATCAATATTATTGATATTTTCTGCAAAGGTTAGAAAAAAACGTGTGTCAAACCGCCTAATATGCCCCGTTGGGGTAATTGCCCTTGCAAAATAATGTAAAGCAGATGGGTTGGGCAGCAGTTGTTGATTTTGAAAAATGCGCCAAGCAGAATTTATACTTTTTCTTAACGGAGCCTTAGTTTTTACTCCAATAAGAAGCCCTGTTTCTTCTTGTGTTTCCCGAATAGCACATAATGCCAAAGCATTTGCGTGTTTTTCTGTAAAATGGGTCTTTTCACTGCGCATCATTTTTATATCACGCTCATGAAGTGAAGTGGAGTAAAGATGGGTAAAATCAGCACGATCCATTTTACCACCGGGAAAAACATAAAAATCTGGCATAAATTTATGCGCTTCATGGCGTTTTCCCATCAATACAAATGGCTTGCCATCTATAGCTTTTAATATCAATAATGTTGCCGCGCATTTGGGTTTTAAAATATGTTTTGTCACAATTGCTTCACTTGAAAAGACACAAAATATTTATGCTAGTATAGCTAAGTTTAGCACTATCAAGCATTGTTAATAATAAAACTTTTTTTAATATATAACTTCCCTTTATGCCAATATCGTTTACTTTAAACAAAAGACGAGTTCTTCAAATTTAATTAAAAGCATATTTTATACCATCTGTAACATTAGAGCGCTTTTCGATCTGACAGGATCAGATCGGCGCTCTAATCCTTTGTTTACCTTCGTTTTTGTCTGAAAACCGCTTCACACTTTTCGGAAAAACGCTCTAATAAAGTGAAAAATGATTATGCCTAAATTATTAAAATTTTTTCAGATTTTTTCTATTATTGCTCTTGTTCTTGGTGGAACTATGACGAGCAATGCACAAGAACAATGCGAAATTCGCTATTGGGATCAATCCAAACCATTCGACTTTAATCATATAAAAATTATAAGTTTTAATGAAACCATGCAGGCAGAGTTTCATCTTAATCTATTAAGGTTAAGTGCTCAATATTTTTCCCCTGTTTCAGAAGACGTTAAAAGAAGCGGACTGTTGGAAATAGACAGCGACCTCTTATCGGATAGTGATGACCTTCAAGATCTTTTCTGGCTTTTTGCCCTTGCAGAATATCCAGACACGAAAGATCTTTTTTCTGGCCGGTTTTCTGATTTTGCCCCCTATATGGTAAGGGCGTTAAAACGCCAAAATATGGATAAAATGGCCGATCAACTTTCAACTGCTATGGCAGCTTATGGTACGCGCTATCAAGATTTTGATCCAGAGGAAAAGTCAATAAAAGCCTTTTCAATCCCTATTAGTGAACAAGAAGCTGACAATGGTTGGGGCCCCGGACACCGTGCTTTGCTACAATATAAAAAGGCGCAAGCGGTGGATATGGATGATACATCTTTTGAACGGGAACATAAGCGAGAATATGAGATGCTTTATGCCCTGACCCCAAAAACCTTAGCTGCACAAAAATTAATGGCTGAATTTCCAAGCCAAAGCGAAATCTACAGCGCGATTTATGCGCGAATTTGTCAAAATCCAAATTTAAAAAATTGGTACTATCAAAAGTTTAATGCCATACCTCATGAAGAGTTCTTATCGCGCGTTGCGTTGACACTCAGTTTTAATAGAAAAGCATTTGGACCTTATGAAAATTGGCCTGTTTATTATCAAGATATTGCATCATTGACTGTATTCCAAGTTGAGATGATGGATACAGGAATATTTAGCTACTTTTATAGTGCCTCGCCAGAAGATATTGATCGCTTATTGAAAGCGTTAAAAAATTCAAATCTCGATGACGTTTTACAAATTGCCAAGGAGACGAACGCCTTTCATGAAAAACTGCAGTCTTTAAACGATAAATTTGATTTGTCATCGCCTAACGGCTTTGAACAAGCCGAAGAATATCTTGGTGTGTCGGTCGAGCAATTTGAAGCTAAAATTGATATTTATGACATAAATGACAAAATTGATCGCGCCATTTTAAAGCTTGGCTTAGATAACAAAATTATTTCACCCTAAGAGGCGCGCCTATGCGTTTAATGCTTGATATATGTCGCAAATGCAAAGTGCAAACCAAGTTGCAGCTTGTCATGCTTATATTAGTTTTTTTGGTTTTAGGAGGAATGATGCCGATTCATGCGCAAGAAAAATGTGAAATTTATTATGCACCTCGCGAAAAAGCCGTTACTTTCGATGATTTGAAACATTTGAATTTTGATGAAACTTTTGAAATCTTTTTTAAAGACAAACGCAATGAGTTTTTGTCAGCATATGGAATAATTCAAGCTGTTGAAAAACCAAGCAAAGATCTTTTAGACGAATACCAAAAAATAAGTGGCGATATTTTACAATGGCCAGCTAATGAGCAGGATTTATTTTGGTTATATTTTTTAGCGCAGTCTGATGGTGTTATTGCATTTTTTCGTCGTCGAGATGCGGATTTTGCACCCTTTATACATCAAGCTTTAATGCGCCAAAATATGGCTGAAGTTGCTGAGA
Protein-coding sequences here:
- a CDS encoding MFS transporter, which produces MTCETDSQSENHAMRAIIAAIATIAAVGIAIGLGTPLISAMMLDHGISESIIGYSGTIGGLATIIAAACTSRIALKFGVIKPILTMLIVGALSFLGFYCFQGLWVWFILRFTLHFAMTIMFILSEFWVNSSAPPARRGAILAIYAATFGFGFSLGPILFSYVGSKGFLPFGIGCLLIALASIPIMSAWKLSPNFKDSEHVPFLPFIFKVPTSTMAVLVYGAVQLGAVTLIAPFSLNLGYSEAQAGHFLTLLALGNVLLLVPIGMISDRLPDRRYALAGCATIGLIGTLLVPFITQHYYLLGAVLFVLGGVSAGLYTIGLAQLGARLKGSDLAAANAAFIFCYGIGMLIGPSIIGQAMEIFPVTGFSMAMALFFGLYVALVVIRLVVRLTRS
- a CDS encoding DNA polymerase III subunit delta', yielding MNDIVSIPQYDDIDGIISPAQNTFFVGHEAQRAFLAQMLDENRLHHALLMEGARGIGKASLAYRLGYILLAKNIAANSIMAQDLRDIINDDAAINFENENIWRKIAQGAHPNLLHISRAFDPKTQKFRGAITIDDIRKITHFLQQTSSNNDWRIVIIDSADDMNRNGANALLKTLEEPPKRTIFMLISHNAGRLLPTIRSRCQAIMFKPLDHNDLQMALAHAAGFDNGSAQMQDNDELIANSEGSVRKAALMLAYGGLDIIHAVEDILNNKAFSVDGAFKLASVLSAKDAEVQFSFFIDYVLDRVAQVSRDKAIGGDLATGEKLSQFWIEIEQQIRDATAYNLDKRQSILVLLQKLHQNLNDCLG
- the rpmG gene encoding 50S ribosomal protein L33, whose product is MAKANTIKIKLLSTAETGFFYVTTKNSRTMTDKMTKRKYDPIVRKHVEFRETKIK
- the tmk gene encoding dTMP kinase, with protein sequence MQQGFFISFEGGEGAGKSTQIKRLAKALEQKGYDLVITREPGGTAGAEAVRYVLLSGYGEKYGASLEAALFAAARADHIDVLIEPALKSGKIVLCDRFIDSTRVYQGTASPQLATTVDALEQAAIKNIRPNITFILDLPAEVGLARANSRRSADSAVDRFEKDDVAIHENRRQAFLDIAQKEPDRCVIIDAEGDIDQIANEILSCVEQKLHQTQ
- a CDS encoding TatD family hydrolase, giving the protein MLIDSHCHLDFDDFAPELDEVVERAHQAGVKRMVTISTHVRQFDRIIRIAEKYEHVFCSVGTHPNSAHEEPDITAEDLLALTSHKKVVAIGEAGLDYHYDYATPQQQRASFLHHIDAARRSELPLVIHSRNADEDMEAILREEMAKGKFKFILHCYSSGMQLAKAGIELGGYLSFSGILTFKGAPEIREVAKIVPLQQLLVETDAPYLAPVPYRGKRNEPSYVVKTAEVLAELRSLSYEDLAKITTDNAFRLFSKMQ
- a CDS encoding MBL fold metallo-hydrolase; translated protein: MAEISVKDKLRFTILGCGSSPGVPRPNGDWGSCDPLEPKNLRYRTSLLVERVSANGKTSVVIDTGADFRSQAIDAGITKIDGVVYTHPHADHIHGIDDLRTFGIGQNKLIDIYSDAATLNRLHEAFGYCFKTPKGSNYPPILRAHQIGPYDHFKINGAGGELEFQSHLQTHGDIHSLGFRMGSVAYCTDVSAFPEESLTKLFDLDVLIIGALQYQPHPSHFSLSQALDWIDYLRPKRAILTHMHIYLDYRTVLRETPDYVEPAYNGLQFEVDC
- the metG gene encoding methionine--tRNA ligase, producing the protein MREKYYITTPIYYPNGEPHIGHAYNAIATDSMARFQRLDGKDVFFLSGTDEHGLKMQQTAEKLGITPQELADKNSAVFQEMLASLNISNDDFIRTTQKRHYDACQTLWKILEDNGDIYLDTYAGWYSVRQEAYYDEKDTIVGEDGIRRETEVGSPVEWNEEESYFFRLSKYQDKLLDYYEKHPEFVGPNERRNEIMSFVRSGLRDLSVSRTNFSWGVPVPGNSKHIMYVWLDALTNYLTATGYPDPNAPRAGFWPANAHIIGKDIVRFHAIYWPAFLMSAGIELPKRVFAHGFLLMRGEKISKSVGNVIDPFAITAQYGVDSIRYFLLREVSFGQDGVINNTAIINRINADLANDLGNLAQRSLSMIAKNCDGKVPNKGELLAQDSEILDKAIDVVNTARDAMARQAPHLALTAIFAVISDANRYFAGEEPWALRKTDPARADTVLYVTAEILRRVAIPLQAFMPASIDKLLELLNIGEDQRMLNDVASQWIAPGTALPSPSGIFPRYKLEELEG
- a CDS encoding NUDIX hydrolase, producing the protein MTKHILKPKCAATLLILKAIDGKPFVLMGKRHEAHKFMPDFYVFPGGKMDRADFTHLYSTSLHERDIKMMRSEKTHFTEKHANALALCAIRETQEETGLLIGVKTKAPLRKSINSAWRIFQNQQLLPNPSALHYFARAITPTGHIRRFDTRFFLTFAENINNIDKMQPSSELSNLQWVDLFSPPNIKIHDITKQIMEDTKDCITPNMALKQCHPVTLYYSVRGRHYRKVRFS